A single Mangrovimonas sp. YM274 DNA region contains:
- a CDS encoding sugar kinase, with product MKKVVTFGEIMLRLAPPGFLRFSQTNSFDVVYGGGESNVAVSLANYGVPVDFVTRLPKNDIGECALMEMRKRGVNTQNIIFGGDRLGIYFLETGAVSRGSKVVYDRAHSAISEIQPGMIDWDEVFEGAGWFHWTGITPAISQSAADVCLEAVKAASAKGITISTDLNYRAKLWKYCDAAHREKIMTELTAYCDIVLGNEEDAEMHFGIKPEGISVQTEGHNVKAEAFLSVCQQMMEKFPKAKKVITTLRGSISASHNTWAGVLYDGKTMFETRQYQITDIVDRVGGGDSFMGGLIYGLLEYPEDDQNALDFAVAASCLKHTIKGDANLVTIDEVKKLMGGDASGRVAR from the coding sequence ATGAAAAAAGTAGTCACTTTTGGAGAGATTATGTTGCGCTTGGCGCCTCCAGGATTTTTGAGATTTTCACAAACCAATTCGTTTGATGTAGTGTACGGAGGAGGAGAATCCAATGTTGCTGTGTCGTTGGCAAATTATGGGGTTCCTGTAGATTTTGTGACCAGATTACCTAAAAACGATATTGGAGAATGTGCCCTTATGGAAATGCGTAAAAGAGGGGTGAATACACAAAACATCATCTTTGGTGGTGACCGTTTGGGAATCTACTTTTTGGAAACTGGAGCTGTATCCCGTGGTTCTAAAGTAGTGTATGACAGAGCGCATTCTGCCATTAGTGAAATCCAACCGGGAATGATCGATTGGGATGAGGTATTTGAAGGTGCAGGATGGTTCCATTGGACTGGGATTACACCAGCTATTTCCCAAAGTGCTGCCGATGTGTGCTTGGAAGCAGTAAAAGCAGCAAGTGCTAAGGGGATCACCATTTCAACCGATTTGAACTACCGTGCTAAATTATGGAAGTATTGTGATGCGGCCCATAGAGAAAAAATCATGACCGAATTGACGGCTTACTGTGATATCGTTCTAGGAAATGAAGAAGATGCAGAAATGCACTTTGGAATCAAGCCAGAAGGGATTTCAGTACAAACAGAAGGGCACAATGTGAAAGCAGAAGCCTTCTTGTCTGTATGTCAACAAATGATGGAGAAATTCCCTAAAGCCAAAAAAGTAATCACCACATTGAGAGGGTCTATTTCGGCATCCCACAACACATGGGCTGGGGTTTTATACGATGGTAAAACAATGTTTGAAACCCGTCAGTACCAAATCACTGATATTGTGGATCGCGTAGGTGGTGGAGATTCCTTTATGGGAGGTTTGATCTATGGATTGTTGGAATATCCAGAAGATGATCAAAACGCATTGGATTTTGCGGTAGCAGCGTCCTGCTTGAAGCACACTATTAAAGGTGATGCTAACTTGGTAACCATCGATGAGGTGAAAAAATTGATGGGAGGAGATGCTTCCGGAAGAGTAGCGAGATAA
- a CDS encoding bifunctional 4-hydroxy-2-oxoglutarate aldolase/2-dehydro-3-deoxy-phosphogluconate aldolase, protein MAQYSRLEVASVMKETGMVPLFFHRDIELSKNVLKACYDGGARLMEFTSRGDFAHEVFGELVKYANANLPGMILGVGSVTDAAAASLYMQLGANFVVTPVLREDIAVVCNRRKVLWSPGCGTLTEIARAEELGCEIVKLFPGDIYGPQFVKGVKGPQPWTSIMPTGGVSPTEENLKAWFDAGVTCVGMGSKLISKDILANKDFKGLEAKVKEALDIIKKVQNK, encoded by the coding sequence ATGGCACAATATTCAAGACTAGAAGTGGCTAGTGTGATGAAAGAAACAGGGATGGTTCCTTTGTTTTTTCACAGAGATATAGAATTAAGCAAAAATGTATTAAAGGCTTGTTATGACGGGGGTGCCCGCTTAATGGAATTTACCTCAAGAGGGGATTTTGCCCACGAGGTGTTTGGGGAGTTGGTAAAATATGCCAATGCGAACCTACCGGGAATGATTTTGGGTGTAGGTTCTGTAACCGATGCTGCAGCAGCCTCATTGTATATGCAATTGGGAGCCAATTTTGTGGTAACTCCAGTATTGCGTGAAGATATCGCGGTGGTATGTAACCGTAGAAAAGTATTATGGTCTCCTGGATGTGGAACCTTGACTGAAATTGCACGTGCCGAAGAATTGGGCTGTGAAATTGTAAAATTGTTCCCAGGAGATATTTATGGACCTCAATTTGTGAAAGGTGTAAAGGGCCCTCAGCCTTGGACTTCCATCATGCCAACAGGAGGTGTGTCACCAACCGAAGAAAATTTAAAAGCTTGGTTTGATGCCGGTGTAACCTGTGTAGGAATGGGGTCGAAACTTATTTCTAAAGACATCTTAGCCAATAAAGATTTTAAAGGTTTGGAAGCTAAAGTTAAAGAGGCTTTGGACATTATTAAAAAAGTACAAAACAAATAG
- a CDS encoding TRAP transporter substrate-binding protein: MHHKLIVAFSFLGLLLMGCSDLQEHRVIKLGHGLDVNHSVHKAMEKMGEDLAQISGGKMQLEIYPSQQLGTERECLELLQIGSLDMTKVSSGVMENFSPNMKVFGIPFLFRDRAHSFEVLDGPIGKQLLDGGTKYWLKGLAYYDAGSRSFYTKDKPIHTPEDLKGLKIRVMESVTAIDMVKSLGGSPTPISWGELYTSLQQGVVDGAENNPPSFYLSRHYEVCKYYSLDEHTALPDVLLIGTHLWERLSDQEKEWLQEAVDKSVVYQRELWAEAEAEALREVQKAGVEIIRPDKTLFSDKVQGIYEQYKSNPEMYRLIQQIKETE, translated from the coding sequence ATGCATCATAAACTAATTGTAGCCTTTTCCTTTTTGGGACTACTGCTTATGGGCTGTAGTGATCTTCAGGAACATCGCGTTATTAAATTGGGTCATGGTTTGGACGTGAACCATTCGGTACACAAGGCCATGGAAAAAATGGGTGAGGACCTGGCCCAAATTTCAGGAGGAAAAATGCAATTGGAAATATACCCCAGCCAACAATTGGGGACTGAAAGGGAATGTTTGGAACTGTTGCAAATTGGTAGTTTGGACATGACTAAAGTATCTTCTGGGGTGATGGAAAACTTCTCCCCAAATATGAAGGTGTTTGGAATTCCTTTCCTGTTCAGGGATCGTGCCCACTCATTTGAAGTATTGGACGGCCCTATTGGTAAACAATTGTTGGATGGGGGTACTAAATACTGGCTGAAAGGTTTGGCGTACTACGATGCAGGTAGCCGAAGCTTTTACACAAAGGATAAGCCTATTCACACGCCAGAGGATTTAAAGGGATTGAAGATTCGAGTTATGGAAAGTGTGACCGCCATTGATATGGTAAAAAGCCTTGGAGGTTCGCCGACGCCTATTTCTTGGGGGGAATTGTACACGTCATTGCAACAAGGGGTTGTAGATGGTGCAGAGAACAATCCGCCTAGTTTTTATCTCTCACGTCACTACGAAGTTTGTAAGTATTACAGTTTGGACGAGCATACGGCCCTACCAGACGTTTTGTTGATTGGAACGCACCTATGGGAGCGCCTTTCTGATCAAGAAAAGGAGTGGTTGCAGGAAGCTGTGGACAAATCGGTGGTATACCAACGTGAATTGTGGGCAGAAGCGGAAGCGGAAGCCTTGAGAGAGGTGCAAAAAGCAGGTGTGGAAATTATTAGACCGGACAAAACACTCTTTTCTGATAAGGTGCAAGGCATTTACGAGCAATACAAAAGCAATCCTGAAATGTATCGTTTAATCCAACAAATTAAGGAAACCGAATAA
- a CDS encoding TRAP transporter small permease: MVLREKIDNVLSKALIIIMSVMVVNVLWQVFTRFVVGTPSSFTDELARYLMIWLGVLGAAYVSGRNMHVAIDVLPSRSSRPVQRRLHLLVYGLIILFAFAAMVVGGIRLVYITFLLGQHSPALQIPLAFVYMVIPLSGLLIIYYKVSDIKKTL, from the coding sequence ATGGTGCTTCGAGAAAAAATAGACAATGTGTTAAGCAAAGCGCTCATCATTATCATGAGCGTTATGGTGGTAAATGTACTGTGGCAGGTCTTTACCCGTTTTGTGGTGGGAACGCCCAGTTCCTTCACCGATGAGTTGGCCCGTTACTTAATGATTTGGTTAGGGGTTTTAGGGGCAGCTTATGTGTCCGGAAGAAATATGCACGTAGCCATTGATGTACTTCCTTCGCGAAGTAGTAGGCCTGTTCAAAGAAGGTTGCACTTATTGGTGTATGGCCTCATTATCTTGTTTGCTTTTGCAGCCATGGTTGTGGGCGGTATACGACTGGTGTATATCACCTTTTTGTTGGGCCAACATTCTCCAGCATTGCAAATTCCGTTGGCCTTCGTGTATATGGTGATTCCTTTAAGTGGCCTGCTCATTATTTATTACAAAGTTTCAGATATTAAAAAGACCTTATAA
- a CDS encoding TRAP transporter large permease, which produces MDIIPILVLVLSFVCFLAIGVPVAWSIAISALLTMLVSIPAMPAFTTISQRIGTGLDSFALLAIPFFVLSGQLMNKGGIAHRLIAFAKTLVGALPGGLALINVIGAMLMGAIAGSAMASASAMGSILGPEMEKEGYSKEFGAAVNITSATTGLVIPPSNVLIVYSLASGGVSIAALFLAGYIPGILTGLFLMIVASFWAKKKKYKLGKRSSLREVFKTFIVAVPSLFLLVVVIGGIVSGIFTATEASAIAVLYTLLLGFYYKEISFKSLPSILLDSSATTAIVMLLIGTSMSMSWVLSYESIPQNISSVLLGISDNPIIILLIINLLLLFVGVFMDMTPAVLIFTPIFLPVVIKLGMDPVHFGIIMVLNLCVGLCTPPVGSVLFVGVGVAKTTIEKVIKPLVPLFLAMILALFLVTYFPQLSLWLPSLFDL; this is translated from the coding sequence ATGGATATTATCCCAATATTAGTTTTAGTACTCAGTTTTGTTTGTTTTTTAGCTATTGGAGTACCGGTGGCTTGGAGTATTGCCATTTCGGCTTTATTGACCATGTTGGTAAGTATCCCTGCCATGCCTGCTTTTACGACTATTTCACAGCGTATAGGAACAGGTTTGGATAGTTTTGCCCTGTTGGCAATTCCCTTTTTTGTCCTCTCGGGGCAGCTCATGAATAAGGGAGGCATCGCCCATAGGCTCATTGCCTTTGCCAAAACGTTGGTAGGGGCATTACCTGGAGGCTTGGCCTTGATCAATGTTATTGGTGCCATGTTGATGGGAGCTATCGCAGGATCGGCGATGGCATCGGCTTCGGCTATGGGGAGCATCTTAGGGCCAGAAATGGAAAAGGAAGGCTATTCCAAAGAATTTGGTGCAGCGGTAAACATTACCTCTGCTACCACGGGATTGGTAATTCCACCAAGTAATGTATTGATTGTTTACTCACTTGCCAGTGGCGGTGTGTCTATTGCAGCCTTGTTTTTGGCGGGGTATATTCCTGGAATTTTAACAGGGTTGTTCTTGATGATTGTCGCCTCCTTTTGGGCCAAAAAGAAAAAATATAAGCTTGGAAAACGCAGTTCTTTAAGAGAAGTATTTAAAACCTTTATCGTAGCGGTGCCTAGTCTGTTTTTATTGGTAGTGGTTATTGGGGGGATTGTTTCTGGGATATTCACAGCAACGGAGGCTTCGGCAATCGCGGTGCTGTACACCTTACTTCTAGGGTTCTATTACAAGGAAATTTCCTTTAAAAGCTTACCGAGCATTTTATTGGATTCTTCCGCAACTACAGCAATTGTAATGTTGCTTATCGGAACTTCCATGAGTATGTCTTGGGTACTTTCCTATGAAAGTATTCCGCAGAACATAAGTTCGGTATTGCTTGGTATTAGCGATAACCCAATCATCATTTTATTGATCATTAACCTCCTCCTATTGTTTGTGGGAGTGTTTATGGATATGACGCCAGCGGTATTGATTTTTACCCCCATCTTTTTACCGGTTGTAATCAAGTTGGGAATGGATCCTGTGCATTTTGGAATTATCATGGTATTGAACCTTTGTGTGGGGCTTTGTACGCCTCCAGTAGGATCGGTGCTGTTTGTGGGGGTTGGTGTTGCTAAAACTACAATCGAAAAAGTAATCAAGCCTTTAGTGCCTTTGTTTTTGGCAATGATATTGGCCTTGTTCTTGGTAACCTATTTCCCACAATTATCATTGTGGTTACCAAGTTTATTTGACCTTTAA
- a CDS encoding tagaturonate reductase, with protein MKTLNRENLGINEQLPIKVVQFGEGNFLRAFVDYAIQELNKNSGFNGGVAVVQPIEHGMVNMLNDQDGLYNLFMNGVKKGEEIRDRELVTSIVKGINPYTDFDQYLALAKEDSLEFVISNTTEAGIAYDANDTLEMQPQKSFPGKLTALLYHRFQHFNGDAGKGLTIIPCELINYNSDTLKEIILRYVEEWELGDAFKQWIEEHNSFHNTLVDRIVPGYPKDEIESYNALLDYKDNLIVTAETFFLWVIEGGEELKKKLPFEKTGLDVKIVDNMQPYRTRKVRILNGAHTALVPLSILYGNETVKQSVDDAFTGSFLNAAVFEEIIPTLDMDKAELETFADEVFDRFRNPFIKHLLSSIALNSVSKFKVRVLPSLLEYVTEKQTLPKHLTYAMACLIQFYKGQWKEMTLPVNDSEDVVAEFNRIWALPNLDEVGKETLGNVAFWGEDLNKVEGLTAAITLALQEIETKGIEQGLKEFKDKI; from the coding sequence ATGAAAACATTAAATAGAGAAAACCTAGGCATAAACGAGCAACTGCCAATCAAGGTGGTGCAATTTGGAGAAGGAAACTTTTTGAGGGCTTTTGTGGATTATGCCATTCAGGAGCTGAACAAAAACTCAGGTTTCAATGGAGGTGTTGCCGTGGTGCAGCCTATTGAACACGGGATGGTGAATATGCTTAATGATCAAGATGGCCTGTACAACTTGTTTATGAATGGGGTTAAGAAAGGAGAGGAAATTCGCGATAGGGAATTGGTAACCTCTATTGTAAAAGGCATTAATCCTTATACCGATTTTGATCAGTATTTGGCCTTGGCCAAGGAAGACAGTTTGGAATTTGTTATTTCCAATACTACCGAAGCCGGTATCGCGTATGATGCCAATGATACTTTAGAGATGCAACCGCAAAAGTCTTTCCCAGGAAAACTGACGGCTTTATTATACCACAGATTCCAACATTTCAATGGCGATGCTGGAAAAGGATTGACGATTATTCCATGTGAGTTGATCAATTATAATTCGGATACGCTTAAAGAGATTATTTTAAGATATGTTGAGGAATGGGAATTGGGAGATGCCTTTAAGCAGTGGATTGAAGAGCATAATAGTTTCCATAATACCTTGGTAGATAGAATTGTCCCTGGGTATCCAAAAGATGAAATCGAGAGTTATAATGCCCTATTGGATTATAAAGATAATTTGATTGTAACGGCAGAAACCTTTTTCCTTTGGGTTATTGAAGGAGGGGAAGAGCTGAAGAAGAAATTGCCATTTGAAAAGACAGGTTTGGATGTGAAGATTGTAGACAACATGCAACCGTACAGAACACGAAAAGTACGCATCCTGAATGGGGCGCATACCGCTTTGGTGCCGTTGTCTATTCTCTATGGAAACGAGACTGTAAAACAGTCGGTAGACGATGCCTTTACGGGATCATTTTTGAATGCAGCGGTGTTTGAAGAGATCATTCCAACCTTGGATATGGACAAAGCAGAATTGGAGACTTTTGCCGATGAAGTGTTCGATAGGTTTAGAAATCCGTTTATCAAGCATTTGTTGTCCAGTATCGCTTTGAATTCGGTATCGAAATTTAAAGTGCGCGTATTGCCAAGCCTTTTAGAATATGTGACGGAAAAGCAAACGTTGCCAAAGCATTTAACTTATGCTATGGCCTGTTTGATTCAATTTTACAAAGGACAATGGAAAGAAATGACATTGCCTGTGAATGATAGTGAGGACGTGGTAGCAGAGTTCAACCGCATATGGGCGTTGCCAAATCTTGATGAGGTAGGCAAGGAAACCTTGGGGAATGTTGCGTTTTGGGGAGAAGATTTAAATAAGGTAGAAGGCCTGACGGCGGCCATTACGTTAGCTTTACAGGAAATAGAGACTAAAGGTATTGAACAGGGACTTAAAGAGTTTAAAGACAAAATTTAA
- a CDS encoding UxaA family hydrolase, which yields MQEKLIKVHPSDNVAVALIDLNAGEEVTFEGNTIKVISNVKAKHKIALSNFDTNDRIIMYGVLVGKSNQPIALGEVLTTENVTHQSEKVYKKTGDIGWSVPEVDKWKDRTFMGYHREDGQVGTENVWLFFPLVFCENRNIEKLKEVFEKELLQQQVSQQQLLLRALVNGEEGEESQLKNATSNRVFDNIEVKFITHAGGCGGIRQDSESLARLLAGYVNNPNVAGATVLSLGCQNLQIQIFKDALEAINPNNKKPVQIFEQQQMGTVDDMLSTIIKESFAGIKEANNIKRQPAPLSKLKVGLECGGSDGFSGISANPTLGYTSDMLVALGGTAILAEFPELCGVEQELVNRCVEEESANKFLELMQAFEKSVVDAGSGFDMNPSPGNIKDGLITDAMKSAGAAKKGGTSPIVDVLDYGEYIHKAGLNLLCTPGNDVESTTALVGSGANLVLFTTGLGTPTGNPIAPIVKVSSNTELATKMPDIIDVDTGAVIRGEKSIAEMADEMLEYIVAVASGEVKTKAQLLNQNDFIPWKRGVSL from the coding sequence ATGCAAGAGAAATTAATTAAGGTTCATCCGTCGGATAATGTGGCCGTAGCATTGATAGATTTGAATGCAGGTGAGGAGGTGACCTTTGAGGGAAACACTATCAAAGTGATTTCTAATGTAAAGGCAAAGCATAAAATAGCGCTTTCCAATTTTGATACGAATGACCGTATCATTATGTATGGTGTATTGGTTGGAAAAAGCAATCAGCCTATAGCGTTGGGCGAAGTGCTTACCACTGAAAATGTAACGCACCAAAGTGAAAAAGTATATAAGAAAACGGGTGATATTGGTTGGTCGGTTCCTGAAGTTGATAAGTGGAAAGACAGAACATTTATGGGCTACCACAGGGAAGATGGGCAAGTAGGAACCGAAAACGTATGGTTGTTTTTCCCTTTGGTATTCTGTGAAAACAGAAATATCGAAAAGCTTAAGGAGGTTTTTGAAAAGGAACTTTTACAACAGCAAGTAAGTCAACAGCAGTTGCTATTAAGGGCTTTAGTGAATGGAGAAGAAGGGGAGGAAAGTCAACTAAAAAATGCGACTTCCAACCGCGTATTTGACAATATTGAAGTGAAATTTATCACCCATGCCGGTGGTTGTGGAGGTATTCGTCAGGATTCTGAAAGTTTGGCGAGACTGTTGGCAGGCTATGTGAACAATCCTAATGTTGCCGGTGCTACGGTGTTGAGTTTGGGCTGTCAAAATCTCCAGATTCAGATATTTAAGGATGCGTTGGAAGCCATCAATCCGAATAATAAAAAGCCGGTTCAAATATTTGAACAACAGCAAATGGGTACGGTAGATGACATGTTATCCACAATTATCAAAGAATCTTTTGCGGGCATAAAAGAAGCTAATAACATTAAAAGACAACCAGCACCGCTTTCTAAATTGAAAGTTGGTTTGGAATGTGGTGGCTCCGATGGGTTTTCAGGTATTTCTGCCAACCCAACACTAGGATATACCTCTGATATGTTGGTGGCTTTGGGAGGTACTGCTATTCTTGCCGAATTCCCGGAATTATGTGGGGTAGAGCAGGAATTGGTAAATAGATGTGTTGAAGAAGAATCAGCGAATAAGTTTCTGGAGTTGATGCAAGCTTTTGAAAAGTCGGTGGTAGATGCAGGCTCAGGATTTGATATGAACCCTTCACCGGGGAACATTAAGGACGGCTTGATTACCGATGCGATGAAATCGGCTGGGGCGGCTAAAAAAGGAGGAACTTCACCTATTGTGGATGTTCTGGATTATGGTGAATACATTCATAAAGCAGGATTGAATTTGTTGTGTACACCAGGAAATGATGTAGAGAGTACGACTGCTTTGGTCGGTTCTGGGGCTAATTTGGTATTGTTTACCACAGGTTTGGGAACACCCACAGGAAATCCTATCGCGCCAATTGTAAAAGTGTCTTCCAACACAGAATTGGCAACCAAAATGCCGGACATTATTGATGTGGATACAGGTGCTGTAATACGTGGAGAAAAGTCCATTGCCGAAATGGCCGATGAGATGCTGGAATACATTGTAGCAGTAGCCAGTGGAGAGGTGAAAACCAAAGCGCAGTTGCTCAATCAAAACGATTTTATACCCTGGAAAAGAGGGGTGTCTCTATAA
- a CDS encoding Ig-like domain-containing protein — protein MRKFSFQLLVLSLVLIAVGCSSDSSDDEEIQVTSITILGETITDGLSSQLSVQIVPSNATETSVAWSVSDPSIATISNNGLLSAVSNGSVTVKATAQDGSGVFGERSFSISGVGAGPVIMVETSQEIIEAILTASAGDIIYIKGGEYEFASTINMSADGSSGNTIVFMGDPEDATRPQFNFSAMSENSSNRGIQLSGDFWDIKGIDVFGAGDNGMYISGDNNLIEFCTFSENADSGLQISGGGSNNTILNCDSFYNADSTLENADGFACKLTAGTGNKFIGCRAWQNLDDGWDGYLRDNDNITTYYENCWAFKNGYLMDGSAGVGDGNGFKTGGSDDKTLKHHGVYKNCIAAGNIYDGFDHNSNRGDIELYNCSAYNNGRNINFSSTNIANFLLIKNSLSFEGINSDSYSATQTDISNNGWQSGLTTDASDFVSLDIDLLASPRNSDGSLPDIDFLKLSSGSDLIDQGVDVGLPFLGAAPDIGAFEYQD, from the coding sequence ATGAGGAAGTTTAGTTTTCAATTACTTGTATTGTCTTTAGTTTTGATTGCCGTTGGGTGTAGTAGTGATTCCTCGGATGATGAGGAGATTCAAGTTACTTCAATAACTATTCTTGGCGAAACGATAACAGATGGATTAAGTAGTCAATTATCTGTACAAATTGTGCCTTCAAATGCTACAGAAACCTCGGTGGCTTGGTCTGTTTCAGATCCTTCAATAGCTACGATTTCCAATAATGGTTTATTGTCGGCTGTGTCTAATGGATCTGTTACTGTTAAGGCAACTGCTCAAGATGGTTCAGGTGTTTTTGGAGAACGTTCATTTAGCATATCAGGAGTAGGCGCTGGTCCAGTGATTATGGTTGAAACCAGTCAGGAGATTATCGAAGCTATTTTAACTGCTTCTGCAGGAGATATTATTTACATTAAGGGAGGTGAGTATGAATTTGCATCTACTATTAATATGTCGGCAGATGGAAGCTCAGGGAATACCATTGTTTTCATGGGGGATCCTGAAGATGCTACACGTCCACAATTTAATTTCTCTGCAATGTCTGAAAACTCAAGTAACAGGGGGATACAACTTTCTGGTGATTTTTGGGATATTAAAGGGATAGATGTTTTTGGAGCAGGGGACAATGGCATGTATATTTCAGGGGATAATAACTTGATAGAGTTCTGTACCTTCAGTGAGAATGCCGACTCGGGGTTACAAATTTCAGGAGGCGGAAGTAATAACACCATACTAAATTGCGATTCCTTTTACAATGCTGATTCTACACTTGAAAATGCCGATGGTTTTGCATGTAAGCTAACAGCTGGAACAGGCAATAAATTCATAGGATGTAGAGCTTGGCAGAATTTGGATGATGGTTGGGACGGTTATTTGCGGGATAATGATAATATTACCACCTATTATGAAAATTGTTGGGCCTTTAAAAATGGTTACTTAATGGATGGTAGTGCTGGAGTTGGCGATGGTAACGGTTTTAAAACAGGAGGTAGCGATGACAAAACCTTAAAGCATCATGGCGTTTATAAAAACTGTATTGCTGCTGGAAATATTTATGATGGTTTTGATCATAATAGTAATAGGGGAGATATAGAATTGTATAACTGTTCGGCTTACAACAATGGACGTAATATCAATTTTAGTAGTACCAACATTGCTAACTTCTTATTAATAAAAAATTCATTGTCATTTGAAGGGATTAATTCTGATTCATATTCTGCTACACAAACGGATATTTCCAATAATGGATGGCAATCTGGATTGACTACAGATGCTTCGGATTTTGTGAGTTTGGATATAGATCTTTTGGCATCTCCAAGAAATTCAGATGGCAGTTTGCCAGATATTGATTTCTTAAAACTATCATCAGGTAGTGACTTAATTGATCAAGGCGTTGATGTTGGCTTACCATTTTTAGGAGCAGCTCCAGATATAGGTGCTTTTGAATATCAAGACTAG
- a CDS encoding pectate lyase, translated as MSLLKHSFVYIIFLSFYGISVSQNLAFPTAEGFGKYASGGRGGLVYVVTNLNDDGEGSLRKGILKDGPRIIVFAVSGTIELKRKLDINKGSLSILGQTAPGDGITIKGYPVTIKADNVIVRYLRFRMGDIHEIEGDALGCRDTDNVIIDHCSISWGTDENASFYNNTNFTFQWSIVSEALNRSVHHKGAHGYGGIWGGVKASFHHNLLAHNNSRNPRFSGSKTTKNSENEFVDFRNNVIYNWGENSIYGGEKGQYNIVNNYFKSGPATTSSKLDRIVSPSLPYGQFYVHGNYVYGYDTISQNNWNGGVQCENPIQAKLEEPVSIVNNVTTNTAQKAMELVLKQAGASLHKDAVDLRIIENVINGNASYDNGIIDSQNNVGAWPSFPYQKGPKDSDGDGIPDDWELQNGLNYSLKDSHLSSLDSKYSNIEVYTNSLIDKH; from the coding sequence ATGAGTCTTTTAAAACATTCTTTCGTTTACATAATATTTTTAAGCTTTTACGGTATTTCTGTATCACAAAATTTGGCATTTCCTACAGCCGAAGGTTTTGGTAAATATGCCTCAGGAGGTAGAGGGGGATTGGTTTACGTAGTAACCAACCTCAATGATGACGGAGAGGGAAGTCTTAGGAAAGGCATCTTAAAAGATGGGCCACGTATCATTGTTTTTGCAGTGTCTGGAACTATTGAATTAAAAAGAAAGTTAGATATAAACAAAGGGAGCTTAAGCATTTTGGGCCAAACCGCTCCAGGCGATGGGATCACTATTAAAGGATACCCTGTTACCATTAAGGCTGATAACGTCATTGTAAGGTATCTTAGGTTTAGAATGGGTGATATTCATGAAATTGAAGGGGATGCCCTAGGCTGCAGAGATACTGATAACGTAATCATAGACCACTGTTCGATTAGCTGGGGAACCGACGAAAACGCATCCTTTTATAACAATACTAATTTCACCTTTCAATGGAGTATTGTTTCAGAAGCTCTTAATCGCTCTGTACACCACAAAGGCGCTCATGGATATGGCGGCATTTGGGGCGGTGTCAAGGCGTCTTTTCATCATAACCTATTAGCTCATAACAATAGTAGAAACCCTAGGTTTAGCGGCTCTAAAACCACTAAAAACTCGGAGAATGAATTTGTGGATTTTAGAAATAATGTCATTTACAATTGGGGCGAAAACAGTATCTATGGTGGCGAAAAAGGACAGTACAATATCGTTAACAATTATTTTAAATCTGGCCCAGCTACGACCTCCTCAAAACTAGACCGAATCGTTAGCCCTTCCTTACCCTATGGTCAATTCTATGTCCATGGAAATTATGTGTACGGCTATGACACAATCTCACAAAACAACTGGAACGGTGGAGTGCAATGCGAAAACCCTATTCAAGCAAAATTAGAAGAACCTGTTAGCATAGTAAACAATGTAACCACTAATACAGCACAAAAAGCTATGGAATTAGTCTTAAAGCAAGCCGGAGCGAGTTTGCATAAAGATGCTGTAGACCTTAGGATTATTGAGAATGTAATTAACGGAAATGCCTCCTACGACAATGGAATTATTGATTCACAAAACAACGTGGGCGCTTGGCCTAGTTTCCCTTACCAAAAAGGTCCAAAAGACAGCGATGGTGATGGTATTCCAGATGATTGGGAACTTCAAAATGGCTTAAACTACAGCTTAAAAGACTCGCATTTAAGCTCTTTAGACTCTAAATATTCCAATATAGAGGTATACACCAATAGTCTTATTGACAAACACTAA